A genomic stretch from Ictalurus punctatus breed USDA103 chromosome 2, Coco_2.0, whole genome shotgun sequence includes:
- the cramp1 gene encoding protein cramped-like isoform X2: MTVGQQAGSGVESSNKQIRNLEGCEEEESAARTPSEQPSTKRDDEEAPSPCAALASGSSPNPSGVQPNLAGLGSPPAAHDQHHFLRSSVRPPSKRIRKDGPAVNGHSGTKTKGSDAVPAVSASGHAGSGGAAAAGGSSRSAPRSQGPVEKDEGGNQKRARRQWESWSTEDKNSFFEGLYEHGKDFEAIQNNIALKYKKKGKPASMVKNKEQVRHFYYRTWHKISKHIDFNNAYSRVLKKSSQELYGLICYAELRKKVGGLMDDKNVAKLNELIMQGATTVRSKGRNLRIKAPMCRALKKLCDPDGVSDEEDQKPVRLPLKVAVELQPRSNHSWARVQSLAHNPRLRMVVELHRKVSSLIEFLKQKWAVQDQRILKSLAEREALEGVALPGDSEDLFLYPGESSTVTVLPGVARVVHSKASCTVHWQETGRGRPGVRDLPTAQILGIQPVRGMGKPGKGASGGGDVKRADGPESSESSNCTPGTESTLNTAHNTTALSATSTSTSLLPFSGQEGTGTADSLGMSQSQTCSSKDAVSPGEDILTDHSTETTPAGGVIADGAPPPPPPPPPPPPPEPPGRVEDAATTGRSPQQIREEGWSSQGSENVTLAELYLMMGKPGKLQLEYEWQPKPRPSALPTTQSVLRCLLRLVSLEVNPKPASDTCSVGTSPIKPGLEEQSLTPTGKTLTVGTRSPNCGRQQHTARAKTLLNTAGTGGRNLPRSLLVSGSDGDGGVFAVPTTLPPNSSRHVRMFSPNKEAELAFRQQLDSISSDMFLHKAGKKGRGRPLRKPLVVQRTLLPRTTGDASQHVCSFSILSSSSATGTGSFWPIQNRLSSSQSLALKATSTTINTASSNQLSSAIDLAAKSAGIIPGSPCREVEAPALESSLLPHEAATPPAPTEPEPEPEPEPEPNPELLQQETEGSLQNGVPPPSPGGGDSLLAPPSVASLLDISLPGPPDESLPPGEPHTHISDSIIELAISSAHYGEGSALSPPKLNGSDRSKLLPSLPDSPGHSWMPSPMHDPQWYPNDSSDSSLGCLLSSLVSPDKTRRTVLPPAGPSSGTALLGPSLLDSNSHDSFQSRGLPDVVEVDNQLACMMSENSVDYIARFNDLAQELSVSETSLPPP, encoded by the exons ATGACAGTGGGCCAGCAGGCCGGTTCGGGAGTCGAGAGCTCGAACAAACAGATCAGAAATCTCGAAGGCTGTGAGGAAGAGGAGAGCGCGGCGCGGACACCAAGCGAGCAGCCGAGCACAAAGAGGGACGATGAGGAAGCGCCGAGTCCGTGTGCTGCGCTCGCGTCCGGTTCATCACCGAACCCGTCCGGAGTACAGCCGAACCTCGCGGGCCTGGGTTCCCCACCGGCCGCTCACGACCAGCACCACTTCCTCCGCTCCAGCGTGAGACCTCCGAGCAAACGGATCCGCAAAGACGGGCCCGCGGTGAACGGACACAGCGGCACGAAAACTAAAG GGAGTGATGCGGTTCCTGCTGTGTCTGCATCAGGCCACGCAGGCTCAGGAGGAGCTGCTGCAGCCGGAGGGAGCTCTCGGTCTGCCCCCAGGAGCCAGGGCCCAGTGGAAAAGGATGAAGGAGGGAATCAAAAGCGTGCACGCAGACAGTGGGAGTCCTGGAGCACTGAGGACAAGAACTCGTTCTTTGAAGGACTTTATGAG CATGGGAAGGACTTTGAGGCCATACAGAACAACATTGCTCTGAAGTATAAGAAAAAAGGCAAACCTGCTAGTATGGTGAAGAACAAGGAGCAGGTTCGCCACTTCTATTACAGAACCTGGCACAAGATCTCCAAACACATTGACTTTAATAACG CGTATTCCCGCGTGCTGAAGAAATCCTCACAGGAGCTCTATGGACTCATATGTTATGCTGAGCTCAGGAAGAAAGTTGGAGGCT TGATGGATGACAAGAACGTGGCCAAACTGAATGAGCTCATCATGCAAGG ggcCACCACGGTTCGTTCTAAAGGCAGGAACCTGAGGATCAAAGCCCCCATGTGTCGTGCGCTGAAGAAACTGTGCGACCCAgatg GAGTGAGTGATGAGGAAGACCAGAAGCCAGTTCGGTTGCCACTGAAGGTTGCCGTGGAGCTGCAGCCACGTAGTAACCACTCATGGGCTCGGGTTCAGAGTCTGGCCCATAATCCTCGCCTCAG GATGGTCGTGGAGTTGCACAGGAAAGTGTCCAGCCTTATTGAGTTCCTGAAGCAAAAATGGGCTGTTCAGGACCAGCGAATT CTTAAGAGTCTAGCAGAGCGGGAGGCTCTGGAAGGCGTAGCCCTGCCTGGTGATTCGGAAGATCTGTTCCTGTATCCAGGAGAAAGCAGCACAGTTACCGTGTTACCTGGAGTAGCTCGTGTCGTTCACTCCAAGGCCTCCTGCACTGTGCATTGGCAGGAGACTGGGCGTGGTCGACCAGGTGTAAGAGACCTCCCAACGGCCCAGATTCTAGGGATTCAGCCTGTTCGAGGGATGGGAAAACCAGGCAAGGGTGCCTCTGGAGGTGGAGACGTAAAAAGAGCCGACGGACCCGAGAGTTCAGAAAGCAGCAACTGCACTCCCGGGACAGAGAGCACTTTAAACACTGCCCATAACACTACCGCTCTTTCTGCCACGTCAACTTCTACAAGTCTGCTGCCTTTCTCAGGACAGGAAGGGACTGGGACTGCTGATTCTCTGGGCATGTCTCAGTCCCAGACGTGTTCTAGTAAAGATGCTGTCAGTCCAGGAGAGGACATCCTGACAGACCACAGCACGGAGACTACTCCAGCAGGTGGGGTTATAGCAGATggagctcctcctcctcctccccctccccctcctcctcctcctcctgagcCCCCAGGTCGTGTGGAGGATGCAGCCACGACTGGTCGCTCGCCACAGCAGATCCGTGAGGAGGGCTGGAGTTCACAGGGCTCAGAGAACGTCACTCTAGCTGAACTCTACCTCATGATGGGCAAGCCCGGAAAGCTGCAGCTAGAGTACGAGTGGCAGCCCAAGCCCCGGCCTTCAGCCCTGCCCACCACTCAGAGTGTGCTTCGGTGCCTCCTAAGACTCGTCTCCTTAGAGGTCAACCCCAAACCG GCTTCAGACACGTGCTCAGTAGGGACATCTCCCATCAAGCCGGGTCTGGAGGAACAGTCTCTGACACCGACAGGCAAAACTCTGACTGTGGGAACTCGCAGCCCCAACTGTGGGCGGCAGCAACACACAGCACGCGCCAAAACACTGCTTAATACAGCTGGCACAG GCGGCCGGAATCTACCACGTTCCCTGTTGGTTTCTGGCAGCGACGGTGATGGGGGTGTGTTTGCTGTCCCAACAACACTTCCTCCTAACAGCTCCCGCCACGTACGGATGTTTTCTCCCAATAAGGAGGCAGAGTTGGCTTTCCGCCAGCAGCTGGACTCGATCAGT TCAGATATGTTCCTCCACAAGGCAGGGAAAAAAGGAAGGGGTCGTCCACTGAGGAAGCCACTTGTTGTGCAG AGAACATTGTTGCCTCGAACAACAGGAGATGCCTCCCAGCATGTGTGCTCTTTCTCAATTCTCTCCAGCTCTTCAGCTACTG GCACTGGTTCTTTTTGGCCCATCCAAAACCGGCTCTCATCATCCCAATCCCTTGCACTCAAAGCCACTTCCACTACAATAAATACTGCTTCTTCTAATCAGCTGTCCA GTGCAATTGACCTGGCAGCAAAGTCTGCAGGCATTATCCCAGGAAGCCCGTGCCGAGAGGTGGAGGCCCCGGCTCTAGAGTCGAGCCTTTTGCCACATGAGGCTGCCACGCCACCAGCACCTACTGAACCTGAACCGGAGCCCGAGCCCGAGCCCGAGCCCAACCCTGAGCTGCTGCAGCAAGAGACAGAG GGTTCTTTGCAGAACGGCGTCCCTCCACCATCTCCAGGGGGTGGAGACTCCCTACTGGCACCTCCTAGTGTTGCTTCCCTGTTGGACATCTCACTCCCTGGCCCTCCAGATGAATCCCTTCCTCCTGGAGAACCTCACACTCACATCAGCGACTCCATTATTGAGCTTGCCATCAGTTCTGCACACTATG GTGAAGGATCAGCTCTTTCTCCTCCCAAGCTCAACGGGAGTGACAGGTCTAAACTTCTCCCCTCCCTCCCAGACAGTCCCGGCCATAGCTGGATGCCATCTCCTATGCACGATCCCCAGTGGTACCCCAACGACTCTAGCGACTCGAGTCTGGGCTGCCTGCTCT CAAGCCTGGTGTCACCAGATAAAACCCGGAGGACTGTCCTCCCCCCTGCAGGGCCCTCGAGTGGTACAGCCTTACTTGGCCCCAGCCTGCTTGACAGTAACTCCCATGATTCTTTTCAGTCACGTGGCCTACCTGACGTTGTTGAG
- the cramp1 gene encoding protein cramped-like isoform X1, protein MVKRKKISSAAEELENGMTVGQQAGSGVESSNKQIRNLEGCEEEESAARTPSEQPSTKRDDEEAPSPCAALASGSSPNPSGVQPNLAGLGSPPAAHDQHHFLRSSVRPPSKRIRKDGPAVNGHSGTKTKGSDAVPAVSASGHAGSGGAAAAGGSSRSAPRSQGPVEKDEGGNQKRARRQWESWSTEDKNSFFEGLYEHGKDFEAIQNNIALKYKKKGKPASMVKNKEQVRHFYYRTWHKISKHIDFNNAYSRVLKKSSQELYGLICYAELRKKVGGLMDDKNVAKLNELIMQGATTVRSKGRNLRIKAPMCRALKKLCDPDGVSDEEDQKPVRLPLKVAVELQPRSNHSWARVQSLAHNPRLRMVVELHRKVSSLIEFLKQKWAVQDQRILKSLAEREALEGVALPGDSEDLFLYPGESSTVTVLPGVARVVHSKASCTVHWQETGRGRPGVRDLPTAQILGIQPVRGMGKPGKGASGGGDVKRADGPESSESSNCTPGTESTLNTAHNTTALSATSTSTSLLPFSGQEGTGTADSLGMSQSQTCSSKDAVSPGEDILTDHSTETTPAGGVIADGAPPPPPPPPPPPPPEPPGRVEDAATTGRSPQQIREEGWSSQGSENVTLAELYLMMGKPGKLQLEYEWQPKPRPSALPTTQSVLRCLLRLVSLEVNPKPASDTCSVGTSPIKPGLEEQSLTPTGKTLTVGTRSPNCGRQQHTARAKTLLNTAGTGGRNLPRSLLVSGSDGDGGVFAVPTTLPPNSSRHVRMFSPNKEAELAFRQQLDSISSDMFLHKAGKKGRGRPLRKPLVVQRTLLPRTTGDASQHVCSFSILSSSSATGTGSFWPIQNRLSSSQSLALKATSTTINTASSNQLSSAIDLAAKSAGIIPGSPCREVEAPALESSLLPHEAATPPAPTEPEPEPEPEPEPNPELLQQETEGSLQNGVPPPSPGGGDSLLAPPSVASLLDISLPGPPDESLPPGEPHTHISDSIIELAISSAHYGEGSALSPPKLNGSDRSKLLPSLPDSPGHSWMPSPMHDPQWYPNDSSDSSLGCLLSSLVSPDKTRRTVLPPAGPSSGTALLGPSLLDSNSHDSFQSRGLPDVVEVDNQLACMMSENSVDYIARFNDLAQELSVSETSLPPP, encoded by the exons ATGGTAAAGAGAAAGAAGATCTCGTCCGCGGCTGAAGAGCTGGAAAATGG gATGACAGTGGGCCAGCAGGCCGGTTCGGGAGTCGAGAGCTCGAACAAACAGATCAGAAATCTCGAAGGCTGTGAGGAAGAGGAGAGCGCGGCGCGGACACCAAGCGAGCAGCCGAGCACAAAGAGGGACGATGAGGAAGCGCCGAGTCCGTGTGCTGCGCTCGCGTCCGGTTCATCACCGAACCCGTCCGGAGTACAGCCGAACCTCGCGGGCCTGGGTTCCCCACCGGCCGCTCACGACCAGCACCACTTCCTCCGCTCCAGCGTGAGACCTCCGAGCAAACGGATCCGCAAAGACGGGCCCGCGGTGAACGGACACAGCGGCACGAAAACTAAAG GGAGTGATGCGGTTCCTGCTGTGTCTGCATCAGGCCACGCAGGCTCAGGAGGAGCTGCTGCAGCCGGAGGGAGCTCTCGGTCTGCCCCCAGGAGCCAGGGCCCAGTGGAAAAGGATGAAGGAGGGAATCAAAAGCGTGCACGCAGACAGTGGGAGTCCTGGAGCACTGAGGACAAGAACTCGTTCTTTGAAGGACTTTATGAG CATGGGAAGGACTTTGAGGCCATACAGAACAACATTGCTCTGAAGTATAAGAAAAAAGGCAAACCTGCTAGTATGGTGAAGAACAAGGAGCAGGTTCGCCACTTCTATTACAGAACCTGGCACAAGATCTCCAAACACATTGACTTTAATAACG CGTATTCCCGCGTGCTGAAGAAATCCTCACAGGAGCTCTATGGACTCATATGTTATGCTGAGCTCAGGAAGAAAGTTGGAGGCT TGATGGATGACAAGAACGTGGCCAAACTGAATGAGCTCATCATGCAAGG ggcCACCACGGTTCGTTCTAAAGGCAGGAACCTGAGGATCAAAGCCCCCATGTGTCGTGCGCTGAAGAAACTGTGCGACCCAgatg GAGTGAGTGATGAGGAAGACCAGAAGCCAGTTCGGTTGCCACTGAAGGTTGCCGTGGAGCTGCAGCCACGTAGTAACCACTCATGGGCTCGGGTTCAGAGTCTGGCCCATAATCCTCGCCTCAG GATGGTCGTGGAGTTGCACAGGAAAGTGTCCAGCCTTATTGAGTTCCTGAAGCAAAAATGGGCTGTTCAGGACCAGCGAATT CTTAAGAGTCTAGCAGAGCGGGAGGCTCTGGAAGGCGTAGCCCTGCCTGGTGATTCGGAAGATCTGTTCCTGTATCCAGGAGAAAGCAGCACAGTTACCGTGTTACCTGGAGTAGCTCGTGTCGTTCACTCCAAGGCCTCCTGCACTGTGCATTGGCAGGAGACTGGGCGTGGTCGACCAGGTGTAAGAGACCTCCCAACGGCCCAGATTCTAGGGATTCAGCCTGTTCGAGGGATGGGAAAACCAGGCAAGGGTGCCTCTGGAGGTGGAGACGTAAAAAGAGCCGACGGACCCGAGAGTTCAGAAAGCAGCAACTGCACTCCCGGGACAGAGAGCACTTTAAACACTGCCCATAACACTACCGCTCTTTCTGCCACGTCAACTTCTACAAGTCTGCTGCCTTTCTCAGGACAGGAAGGGACTGGGACTGCTGATTCTCTGGGCATGTCTCAGTCCCAGACGTGTTCTAGTAAAGATGCTGTCAGTCCAGGAGAGGACATCCTGACAGACCACAGCACGGAGACTACTCCAGCAGGTGGGGTTATAGCAGATggagctcctcctcctcctccccctccccctcctcctcctcctcctgagcCCCCAGGTCGTGTGGAGGATGCAGCCACGACTGGTCGCTCGCCACAGCAGATCCGTGAGGAGGGCTGGAGTTCACAGGGCTCAGAGAACGTCACTCTAGCTGAACTCTACCTCATGATGGGCAAGCCCGGAAAGCTGCAGCTAGAGTACGAGTGGCAGCCCAAGCCCCGGCCTTCAGCCCTGCCCACCACTCAGAGTGTGCTTCGGTGCCTCCTAAGACTCGTCTCCTTAGAGGTCAACCCCAAACCG GCTTCAGACACGTGCTCAGTAGGGACATCTCCCATCAAGCCGGGTCTGGAGGAACAGTCTCTGACACCGACAGGCAAAACTCTGACTGTGGGAACTCGCAGCCCCAACTGTGGGCGGCAGCAACACACAGCACGCGCCAAAACACTGCTTAATACAGCTGGCACAG GCGGCCGGAATCTACCACGTTCCCTGTTGGTTTCTGGCAGCGACGGTGATGGGGGTGTGTTTGCTGTCCCAACAACACTTCCTCCTAACAGCTCCCGCCACGTACGGATGTTTTCTCCCAATAAGGAGGCAGAGTTGGCTTTCCGCCAGCAGCTGGACTCGATCAGT TCAGATATGTTCCTCCACAAGGCAGGGAAAAAAGGAAGGGGTCGTCCACTGAGGAAGCCACTTGTTGTGCAG AGAACATTGTTGCCTCGAACAACAGGAGATGCCTCCCAGCATGTGTGCTCTTTCTCAATTCTCTCCAGCTCTTCAGCTACTG GCACTGGTTCTTTTTGGCCCATCCAAAACCGGCTCTCATCATCCCAATCCCTTGCACTCAAAGCCACTTCCACTACAATAAATACTGCTTCTTCTAATCAGCTGTCCA GTGCAATTGACCTGGCAGCAAAGTCTGCAGGCATTATCCCAGGAAGCCCGTGCCGAGAGGTGGAGGCCCCGGCTCTAGAGTCGAGCCTTTTGCCACATGAGGCTGCCACGCCACCAGCACCTACTGAACCTGAACCGGAGCCCGAGCCCGAGCCCGAGCCCAACCCTGAGCTGCTGCAGCAAGAGACAGAG GGTTCTTTGCAGAACGGCGTCCCTCCACCATCTCCAGGGGGTGGAGACTCCCTACTGGCACCTCCTAGTGTTGCTTCCCTGTTGGACATCTCACTCCCTGGCCCTCCAGATGAATCCCTTCCTCCTGGAGAACCTCACACTCACATCAGCGACTCCATTATTGAGCTTGCCATCAGTTCTGCACACTATG GTGAAGGATCAGCTCTTTCTCCTCCCAAGCTCAACGGGAGTGACAGGTCTAAACTTCTCCCCTCCCTCCCAGACAGTCCCGGCCATAGCTGGATGCCATCTCCTATGCACGATCCCCAGTGGTACCCCAACGACTCTAGCGACTCGAGTCTGGGCTGCCTGCTCT CAAGCCTGGTGTCACCAGATAAAACCCGGAGGACTGTCCTCCCCCCTGCAGGGCCCTCGAGTGGTACAGCCTTACTTGGCCCCAGCCTGCTTGACAGTAACTCCCATGATTCTTTTCAGTCACGTGGCCTACCTGACGTTGTTGAG